From Macaca fascicularis isolate 582-1 chromosome 14, T2T-MFA8v1.1, a single genomic window includes:
- the LOC102116541 gene encoding olfactory receptor 52A5-like, protein MCSFGLAFLFSMCPVAVLGNIILLIIVPTECNLHQPMYIFLAVLAVTDIRLCAAIAPKMLAIFWFKSCSMAFDACLAQLFFIYAMQCMESGILLAMAFDRYLAICDPLRHTFILTPSILVHMIVAVAIRATVLVGLLPILIKRLHIFHSILIAHSYCEHMAVVKLATEDIQVNKACGLFVGFTILEFDMIFILVSYVLIFQVVFHLHQKEAQFKAFNTCTAHIFVFLEFYILAFFSFFSHHFGHVAPSTHFLLSTIYLLVPPALNPIVYGVKNKII, encoded by the coding sequence ATGTGCAGTTTTGGATTGGCTTTCCTTTTTTCCATGTGCCCAGTGGCTGTGTTGGGAAACATCATTTTACTGATTATCGTCCCTACGGAATGTAATTTGCATCAGCCCATGTACATCTTCCTGGCTGTGCTGGCAGTAACTGACATAAGACTGTGTGCAGCCATTGCTCCCAAGATGTTGGCCATCTTTTGGTTCAAGTCTTGCTCAATGGCCTTTGATGCCTGCCTAGCTCAGCTGTTTTTCATCTATGCCATGCAGTGCATGGAGTCTGGTATTCTGTTGGCCATGGCCTTTGACCGCTATCTTGCCATCTGTGATCCTTTGAGACACACATTCATCCTCACACCTTCCATCTTGGTTCACATGATAGTGGCAGTGGCAATCCGAGCTACAGTGCTGGTTGGTCTGTTACCCATTCTTATCAAAAGACTGCAtattttccattccattcttATTGCCCACTCTTACTGTGAACACATGGCTGTCGTCAAGCTGGCTACAGAAGACATCCAAGTCAATAAAGCATGTGGTCTTTTTGTGGGCTTTACCATTCTGGAATTTGACATGATTTTTATCCTTGTGTCCTATGTTCTGATTTTCCAAGTTGTTTTTCATCTACACCAAAAGGAGGCACAGTTCAAAGCATTTAACACATGCACAgctcatatttttgttttccttgaattttatattcttgcctttttctccttcttcagccaCCATTTTGGACATGTGGCCCCCTCCACCCACTTTCTGTTGTCTACCATTTACCTCCTTGTGCCACCTGCACTCAACCCTATTGTCTATGGTGTAAAAAACAAGATAATCTGA
- the LOC102116916 gene encoding olfactory receptor 52D1-like, giving the protein MPPLNTSRPSPVTFLLMGIPGLEHLHAWIGIPFCSMYMAALVGNVTILAVVKAERSLHQPMFLFLCMLSVTDLVLSTSTLPRMLCLFWLRVHDIAFDACLAQMFFIHSFTAMESGFFLAMAIDRYVAICDPLRHATILTHSRITIMGIIVVCRGVAFFSPHPILLKQLPYCRTRIIAHTYCEFMAVVKLACMDISATKSYSLSMASIIGSCDVILIAVSYVFILRSVFRLPSREASLKALGTCGSHVCVILVFYSTAGFSIFTHRFGKNVPAHVHIFIANMYLLIPPFLNPIVYGVRTKKIREHVLKVLRVKAA; this is encoded by the coding sequence atgcctcCTCTCAACACTTCTCGTCCATCTCCTGTCACCTTCTTGCTGATGGGCATCCCAGGACTAGAGCATCTTCATGCCTGGATTGGGATTCCCTTCTGCTCCATGTACATGGCGGCCTTGGTGGGGAATGTGACCATCCTGGCTGTGGTGAAGGCAGAGAGAAGCCTCCATCAGCCTatgttcctgtttctttgcatgctCTCAGTTACTGACCTTGTCCTCTCCACATCCACACTGCCCCGCATGCTCTGTCTGTTCTGGCTCAGAGTTCATGACATTGCCTTTGATGCTTGCCTGGCCCAAATGTTCTTCATCCACAGCTTTACTGCCATGGAATCTGGCTTCTTCCTCGCCATGGCCATTGACCGCTATGTGGCTATCTGTGACCCACTGCGCCACGCCACCATTCTCACACACAGTCGCATAACTATAATGGGTATCATTGTCGTGTGTCGGGGAGTagctttcttttctccacatcccatCCTGCTGAAACAGCTGCCCTACTGCAGAACTCGAATCATTGCCCACACCTACTGTGAGTTTATGGCTGTGGTGAAGCTGGCGTGTATGGACATAAGTGCTACCAAAAGCTATAGCCTCAGTATGGCTTCTATCATTGGTTCATGTGATGTCATTCTCATTGCTGTATCCTATGTCTTCATCCTGCGCTCTGTATTCCGCCTGCCATCTCGAGAAGCTAGCTTGAAGGCTTTGGGCACGTGTGGCTCCCATGTCTGTGTCATCCTTGTTTTCTATTCCACAGCTGGGTTTTCAATTTTCACTCATCGTTTTGGGAAAAATGTGCCAGCACATGTTCATATTTTCATTGCAAATATGTACCTTTTGATTCCCCCTTTTCTCAATCCCATTGTGTACGGAGTAAGGACCAAGAAAATACGGGAGCATGTTCTTAAGGTGCTAAGGGTCAAAGCTGCTTGA
- the LOC141408556 gene encoding olfactory receptor 52D1-like encodes MLAFNRSDLLPIIFLLLGIPGLEAAHKWFSVPFCLVYILSLMGNIALLLIVKTDPKLHEPMYLFLCMLSVADLMLTSTTLPKILSLFWFNDREIYFEACLTQMYLIHSLSTMESGFILAMAFDRYVVICHPMRHSTILTPTMIGNLGLVIVFKGAVLLSPHPFFLRWLSYCRTNVISHTDYEFMALIKLVCTETKIRRAYSLVIAFLTGGLDFVLIICSYTLILLTVFNLPSKAAHHKTLSTCVSHVWVILVFYTPAFFSFLTHRFGHHIAPHIHIFVANIYLLIPPMMNPIIYGVKTKTIRERFFKFLTIKGF; translated from the coding sequence ATGCTAGCTTTCAACAGGAGCGATCTTCTACCTATCATCTTCCTACTGCTTGGCATTCCAGGGTTGGAAGCTGCCCACAAATGGTTCTCTGTCCCTTTCTGCCTGGTCTACATATTGTCACTGATGGGAAATATTGCTCTTTTGTTAATTGTCAAGACAGACCCAAAACTGCATGAACCTATGTACCTCTTTCTATGTATGCTCTCTGTGGCTGATTTGATGCTTACTTCTACTACTCTTCCTAAAATACTGAGCCTCTTCTGGTTCAATGACAGAGAGATCTACTTTGAAGCTTGCCTCACTCAAATGTATCTTATCCATTCTCTGTCTACCATGGAATCTGGATTTATCTTGGCCATGGCTTTTGACCGGTACGTGGTCATTTGTCACCCAATGAGACATTCTACTATCTTAACACCTACAATGATTGGAAACTTAGGTCTGGTTATTGTCTTCAAAGGAGCTGTACTACTCAGTCCACATCCCTTCTTCCTGAGGTGGCTTTCCTACTGCAGAACGAATGTCATCTCACATACCGACTATGAGTTTATGGCCCTGATAAAGCTAGTTTGTACTGAAACCAAGATTCGTAGAGCTTACAGCCTAGTCATAGCATTCCTGACAGGAGGACTGGACTTCGTATTGATCATCTGTTCTTATACTCTTATTCTTCTAACTGTCTTCAACCTCCCATCCAAAGCTGCCCACCACAAGACCTTAAGTACCTGTGTCTCCCATGTGTGGGTCATCTTGGTGTTTTACACAccagcctttttctcttttcttacccATAGGTTTGGCCACCACATTGCTCCACATATCCACATTTTTGTAGCCAATATATACCTTCTTATTCCACCCATGATGAATCCTATTATTTATGGTGTTAAAACTAAAACGATCAGGGAGAGGTTCTTTAAGTTCTTAACAATAAAAGGTTTTTGA